A window of the Bdellovibrio sp. ZAP7 genome harbors these coding sequences:
- a CDS encoding DoxX family membrane protein, producing MKAKLPMIARILFGLIFFLSGVAGLAQQMGLMPPPPVEGMPPAMLTYFQGIMASVYFMPLLKITETVCGLLILIGWFVPLCLVIMAPIVLNIFFIHAFLAPSGVPLALILGALLIYLAFFAPPYAPKIKALFHKK from the coding sequence ATGAAAGCTAAACTACCAATGATCGCGCGTATTCTTTTCGGTTTGATCTTTTTTCTTTCGGGAGTTGCTGGCCTTGCACAACAGATGGGCCTTATGCCACCTCCACCCGTAGAAGGCATGCCACCGGCAATGTTGACTTACTTCCAAGGCATCATGGCTTCCGTTTATTTCATGCCGCTACTTAAAATCACGGAAACCGTGTGCGGGCTTTTGATTCTGATTGGCTGGTTTGTGCCACTTTGCCTGGTCATCATGGCGCCGATCGTTTTGAATATTTTCTTTATCCATGCGTTCCTGGCTCCAAGTGGCGTGCCCCTAGCTTTGATCCTGGGTGCTTTATTGATCTATTTGGCCTTCTTTGCGCCGCCATACGCGCCAAAAATTAAGGCTTTGTTTCACAAAAAATAG
- a CDS encoding 3'-5' exonuclease, protein MTQPAFKILSFTGKIHLINTDHELQAVASALESANELGFDTETRPAFKKGEVYQVTLLQLATETDAYVIRLKHIRNFELIKNIFENPNVIKAGVAIRDDIKNLNKRFQFVPDGFVELQTLAKAKNLNNFGLKSMTEEVLEGTITKGPKTTNWEANELTHKQILYAATDAWIGLKLYQKISSIHI, encoded by the coding sequence ATGACTCAACCGGCATTCAAAATTCTATCTTTCACTGGAAAGATTCATCTTATCAACACCGATCACGAGCTTCAAGCCGTGGCCAGTGCGCTGGAGTCCGCGAATGAGTTGGGCTTTGACACCGAAACTCGTCCTGCGTTTAAAAAAGGTGAAGTATATCAGGTTACCTTGCTACAACTGGCGACAGAAACCGACGCCTACGTCATTCGCCTTAAACACATTAGAAATTTCGAATTGATCAAGAATATTTTCGAGAATCCCAACGTCATCAAAGCCGGAGTTGCGATCAGAGACGACATCAAAAATCTGAACAAACGTTTTCAATTTGTTCCTGATGGTTTCGTGGAACTGCAGACGCTGGCAAAAGCCAAGAATCTGAATAACTTTGGGCTAAAGAGCATGACCGAGGAAGTTCTGGAGGGAACAATCACCAAAGGCCCCAAGACGACGAACTGGGAAGCCAACGAACTGACTCATAAGCAGATTCTGTACGCAGCAACTGACGCGTGGATTGGCCTAAAGCTTTATCAAAAGATTTCGTCTATTCATATTTAG
- a CDS encoding GFA family protein has protein sequence MQKHIGSCHCGEVKYEATGNFTEVISCNCSMCRRKGTLLAFVPVENFKMLSGAEKLVDYQFGKKQIHHTFCGECGVTPFAHGTAPNGAKMVAINVRCLEDVDLDNLKITKVDGKSFPI, from the coding sequence ATGCAAAAGCACATCGGAAGCTGTCATTGCGGTGAAGTAAAATACGAGGCGACCGGTAACTTTACAGAAGTTATCAGCTGCAACTGTTCAATGTGCCGAAGAAAAGGCACATTGCTGGCATTTGTTCCTGTTGAGAATTTCAAAATGCTTTCTGGAGCTGAAAAGCTGGTCGACTATCAATTCGGCAAAAAACAAATTCATCATACCTTTTGCGGTGAGTGTGGCGTGACTCCATTTGCCCATGGCACTGCACCCAACGGTGCTAAAATGGTTGCGATCAACGTACGCTGTTTGGAAGACGTTGATCTGGATAATCTGAAGATCACTAAAGTGGACGGAAAATCATTCCCTATCTAG
- a CDS encoding ArsC/Spx/MgsR family protein, whose translation MSSWKFYHNPNCSKSREALAFLETEAVDFKTVEYIKYPPSRDELRELIAQMTGPLSALVRTKDVEFTAAPFDVNSAEEVALRLSEKPHLMERPVLQGKGKAVVGRPLENIKELIKK comes from the coding sequence ATGTCATCATGGAAGTTCTATCACAATCCCAATTGCAGTAAGAGTCGCGAAGCCTTGGCTTTCCTTGAAACTGAAGCCGTCGACTTTAAAACGGTGGAATATATCAAATACCCACCTTCCCGTGATGAACTCCGTGAATTGATCGCACAAATGACAGGCCCACTTTCAGCGCTGGTGCGAACGAAAGATGTGGAATTTACCGCTGCTCCATTTGACGTAAATTCAGCAGAGGAAGTAGCACTGCGACTTTCTGAAAAACCCCACTTGATGGAACGGCCTGTTCTTCAGGGAAAAGGCAAAGCTGTCGTGGGCCGGCCTTTAGAAAACATCAAAGAATTGATAAAGAAATAA
- a CDS encoding DUF4442 domain-containing protein — translation MNVFTSYLRKLGSKTPSWLVKHMISLWMPYLGAGIKIEEISSDYRYIKVCLKQTWYNRNYVGTQFGGSLYAMTDPFYMLMLINNLGQDYYVWDKGATIDFVAPGKSKVTAEFRINDEIIEKVLKETASGEKYIFDLPVHVIDAKGELVASVLKKLYVRKKKKERT, via the coding sequence ATTAACGTTTTTACGTCATATCTTAGAAAATTGGGATCCAAAACTCCAAGCTGGCTGGTAAAGCACATGATCAGCTTGTGGATGCCTTATCTGGGGGCGGGGATCAAGATTGAAGAGATTTCTTCTGACTATCGCTATATCAAAGTGTGTCTGAAGCAGACTTGGTATAATCGTAATTACGTTGGAACACAGTTTGGTGGATCTCTTTACGCGATGACGGATCCCTTCTATATGCTGATGCTGATCAATAACCTTGGACAGGATTACTATGTTTGGGATAAAGGGGCGACGATTGATTTTGTGGCTCCAGGAAAGTCCAAAGTAACTGCCGAGTTCAGAATTAACGATGAAATCATCGAAAAAGTTCTTAAAGAAACAGCTTCCGGAGAGAAGTACATCTTTGATTTGCCAGTGCACGTGATCGATGCCAAAGGGGAACTGGTTGCTTCTGTTCTTAAAAAACTTTACGTTCGTAAAAAGAAAAAAGAGCGCACTTAA
- a CDS encoding dihydrofolate reductase family protein: MRKLILRISVSIDGYIESSDSKIDFGKTRSPEGAAWLAEKIENIGAHLLGRKAFTQLGSFWPTAPGVVAKHMNEIPKITFSRNGFDPSQVVSAKSWSDAKVITGDLVKGITNLKKESGRDLLAHGGVEFAQNLVQTGLVDEFWIATHPLAAGGGSALFAKLEKPLYLKLIESKVFSTGAMMNVYRPE, encoded by the coding sequence ATGAGAAAGTTAATCTTGAGAATATCCGTGTCCATTGATGGCTATATCGAATCATCAGATAGCAAAATCGATTTTGGAAAGACCAGAAGCCCCGAAGGAGCTGCCTGGTTGGCGGAAAAGATTGAAAATATCGGTGCTCATCTGTTGGGAAGAAAAGCCTTTACTCAGTTGGGCTCCTTTTGGCCCACAGCTCCCGGAGTCGTGGCGAAACACATGAATGAAATCCCTAAGATCACATTTTCCCGAAACGGCTTCGACCCTTCTCAGGTTGTGAGCGCAAAATCTTGGTCAGATGCAAAGGTGATCACTGGTGACTTGGTTAAGGGAATCACAAACCTAAAGAAGGAATCTGGGAGAGACCTTCTAGCGCACGGTGGAGTAGAGTTTGCACAAAATTTGGTTCAAACTGGTTTAGTTGATGAATTCTGGATTGCTACTCATCCCCTTGCAGCAGGAGGAGGTTCGGCCTTGTTTGCCAAGCTGGAGAAGCCTCTATATCTGAAATTGATCGAATCGAAAGTATTCAGTACTGGTGCGATGATGAACGTTTATCGTCCAGAATAG
- a CDS encoding YiiX/YebB-like N1pC/P60 family cysteine hydrolase gives MNKLVMIATAAVMGLISACTSSSTKPMEPQSYRNPASTGELITGSQKVLADINNSQIFNPQTCVTFVNNVTDYLYYLPADHFVPKSSTEQQSLRKYGPEVLDTIFQIRISLHEKLQEFDIRSELSKDCATKAREGFQYARFAEEYLLDWLYAQKVYNFKAAPILTNQKPSTWTNPKFEGFELQAGDVMIIRGKSYVSAMIARIADEEGNFSHLAVVGEDKAGKKYVVEALIQYGTIVTPLEKWRQSADARVALFRHPDQTLAKQASRYIYDYAQGALDKGQGIKYDFSMNDDDYSTMFCSEVVRMAYDKASNGQVIIPKFRSTVSKFKGNAYPRSLGVTKTSLFAPYDVEVDPRFDFVAEFRHMPLLRQVRMQDAVLQSVYGWMITKGYNFHWEPKHAGKAYLAKMVRQFGIAKDTLPKYMPVESIKTNVQFEVVASALEKNIYAKEAEFYKKNGYLPSFQDLLIINEAYRRKDCMDDKALHIPGFGGSQFHWFFYDDNHKCD, from the coding sequence ATGAATAAATTGGTCATGATTGCCACAGCAGCGGTGATGGGATTGATCTCGGCTTGTACAAGCAGCTCAACCAAACCAATGGAACCTCAATCATATCGTAATCCTGCCAGTACGGGGGAGTTGATCACGGGCAGCCAGAAAGTTTTGGCTGATATCAATAACTCGCAGATTTTTAATCCGCAAACTTGTGTGACGTTCGTGAACAACGTGACGGATTACCTTTACTATTTGCCGGCAGATCACTTCGTTCCAAAATCTTCCACTGAACAACAGAGTCTTCGCAAATATGGCCCCGAAGTTTTAGATACGATTTTCCAAATTCGCATTTCATTGCACGAAAAACTTCAAGAGTTCGATATTCGCAGTGAGCTTAGCAAGGACTGCGCAACAAAAGCGCGTGAAGGATTTCAATACGCACGCTTTGCCGAAGAGTATCTGCTGGATTGGTTGTATGCACAGAAAGTTTATAACTTTAAAGCAGCTCCGATACTGACTAATCAAAAACCCAGCACTTGGACGAATCCAAAATTTGAAGGTTTTGAATTGCAAGCGGGTGACGTCATGATCATTCGCGGGAAGTCCTATGTTTCTGCGATGATCGCGCGTATCGCGGACGAAGAAGGAAACTTTTCGCATTTGGCTGTCGTGGGTGAAGATAAAGCCGGCAAGAAGTATGTGGTCGAAGCCCTTATTCAATACGGAACGATTGTGACTCCGCTAGAGAAATGGCGCCAGTCTGCAGATGCTCGCGTGGCATTGTTCCGTCATCCTGATCAGACACTGGCTAAACAAGCGTCTCGCTATATTTATGACTATGCTCAAGGTGCATTGGATAAAGGCCAAGGCATCAAGTATGACTTCTCGATGAATGATGACGACTATTCGACGATGTTTTGTTCGGAAGTTGTCAGAATGGCCTATGATAAAGCATCTAATGGTCAGGTGATCATTCCAAAATTCCGTAGCACCGTTAGCAAATTCAAAGGCAATGCTTATCCACGTTCTTTGGGTGTGACGAAAACTTCATTGTTCGCACCATATGACGTGGAAGTGGATCCCCGTTTTGATTTCGTGGCAGAGTTCAGGCATATGCCACTTCTTCGTCAGGTGCGTATGCAGGACGCGGTTTTACAAAGCGTTTATGGTTGGATGATCACAAAGGGATATAATTTCCACTGGGAGCCAAAGCACGCGGGCAAAGCTTATCTTGCGAAAATGGTCCGACAGTTCGGTATTGCCAAAGACACTCTTCCGAAATACATGCCCGTCGAGAGCATCAAAACAAACGTGCAGTTCGAAGTCGTGGCCAGTGCTTTGGAAAAGAATATTTATGCTAAGGAAGCTGAGTTCTATAAAAAGAACGGCTATCTTCCTTCATTCCAGGACCTATTGATTATCAATGAAGCTTATCGCCGTAAGGACTGTATGGATGACAAGGCTCTCCACATCCCTGGTTTCGGTGGTTCACAGTTCCACTGGTTCTTTTACGACGATAACCACAAGTGCGATTAA
- a CDS encoding PleD family two-component system response regulator, with product MTTKPLKVLHIDDSSILRKTVSRGMEEFKENYELTQVSSVDEALNLLFSGKQFDLILTDWLMPGKSGFNLLCILKSHPVYHRLPVFFLTSEYENSSLVTAVTYGAAGLLKKPTTAADIHSYLQKRISVINESKIPKSDSFTAEAKQHLTEIQQFLPLKNALDLSGCLQSIQELSVKARSGTWPLLAEYSQKIDDTIGMALNKDQRLLTPLSEIIKEYVSFINQSVSSIESGKPHPPLPEHLDKDLKTYLMSLDAILIPWEVITELQKHLNADGQAILDNYISSKKSG from the coding sequence GTGACAACAAAGCCACTAAAAGTACTTCATATAGATGACTCCTCTATCCTACGAAAAACAGTCAGCCGTGGGATGGAAGAATTTAAAGAAAATTACGAACTCACCCAGGTAAGTTCGGTCGACGAGGCCTTGAATCTTCTATTTTCAGGAAAACAATTCGATCTGATTTTAACGGATTGGCTGATGCCCGGAAAAAGTGGTTTCAATTTATTGTGCATCTTGAAATCGCACCCAGTTTATCACCGTCTACCCGTATTTTTCTTAACTTCCGAATACGAAAACTCAAGCCTGGTGACTGCTGTTACGTATGGAGCCGCGGGTCTTTTAAAGAAACCGACAACGGCTGCCGATATCCACTCCTACTTACAAAAAAGAATTTCCGTCATCAATGAATCTAAAATTCCCAAATCAGATTCTTTTACGGCTGAAGCCAAACAACATCTGACAGAGATTCAGCAATTCCTTCCCCTAAAAAATGCCTTGGACCTTTCAGGCTGTCTTCAGAGTATTCAGGAATTAAGCGTAAAAGCCAGATCGGGAACGTGGCCGTTGCTTGCGGAGTACTCGCAAAAAATTGACGATACAATTGGGATGGCGTTAAACAAAGATCAGCGACTGCTTACGCCGCTCTCGGAAATTATAAAGGAATACGTTTCCTTTATCAATCAATCGGTAAGTTCCATCGAAAGCGGAAAGCCTCACCCGCCTCTACCAGAACATCTTGATAAGGATCTTAAGACTTATCTGATGAGTTTGGATGCAATTCTGATTCCTTGGGAAGTGATCACAGAACTTCAAAAGCACCTGAATGCTGACGGACAAGCGATTTTAGATAACTATATAAGTTCCAAGAAGTCAGGCTAG
- a CDS encoding SRPBCC domain-containing protein, producing MCKTIKQKVHFKAVPEVIYSLLTDSKKYAALTGKKANIGKKAGASFSVYGGQATGIIVELVRNKRIVQAWQGHSFPDGIFSMATFNLKPSKTGTELVLIHRGVPKEMIPAIENGWRKYNWDPIKIYLEKQK from the coding sequence ATGTGCAAAACAATAAAACAAAAGGTTCATTTCAAGGCTGTACCTGAGGTGATCTACAGCTTGCTCACTGATTCCAAAAAGTATGCAGCCTTAACCGGAAAAAAAGCCAACATCGGAAAGAAGGCAGGAGCTTCATTTTCAGTTTATGGTGGGCAAGCAACAGGAATCATCGTGGAGCTCGTTCGCAATAAAAGAATTGTCCAAGCATGGCAAGGGCACAGCTTCCCTGATGGAATATTCTCGATGGCAACATTCAATTTGAAGCCATCCAAGACCGGCACCGAACTTGTGCTGATTCACCGAGGCGTACCGAAGGAAATGATCCCCGCAATTGAAAACGGATGGCGCAAGTACAACTGGGATCCGATAAAGATTTATTTGGAAAAGCAGAAATAA
- a CDS encoding type 1 glutamine amidotransferase, with the protein MQKLLIIQHQQSVPPGSTLEWAKKNSIQVEYWHPADGTPAPDFKPYLGVVICGGTANAFEEDKFPWLQTEKAFIKNLVQNDQKVFGLCLGAQLLADVLGERVFVHPAGWESGFVPVKMSSGETLQVFQSHLCTFDLPKSAELFATNDFCKNQAYRVGKNIVATQFHPEATDEWIKYCSEKDLSARTGNVQNKTEMLNSLPLRKSLQDWYFKQLDQLFL; encoded by the coding sequence ATGCAAAAGCTTTTAATCATCCAACATCAGCAATCGGTTCCTCCTGGCTCGACACTTGAGTGGGCGAAAAAGAATAGCATTCAGGTGGAGTATTGGCATCCTGCTGACGGAACGCCGGCTCCGGATTTTAAACCATATTTGGGCGTTGTGATTTGTGGCGGAACGGCGAATGCTTTTGAAGAGGATAAATTCCCGTGGCTGCAGACGGAAAAGGCATTCATTAAAAACCTGGTTCAAAACGACCAGAAGGTTTTTGGATTGTGCTTGGGCGCACAACTCCTTGCAGATGTATTGGGAGAAAGAGTCTTTGTTCACCCGGCGGGCTGGGAATCCGGATTCGTGCCGGTGAAAATGTCGAGCGGTGAAACCTTGCAGGTATTTCAATCTCACCTTTGCACTTTTGATTTACCAAAAAGTGCTGAACTTTTCGCCACGAATGATTTTTGTAAGAATCAGGCATATCGAGTTGGCAAAAATATCGTGGCCACTCAATTTCATCCGGAAGCCACAGACGAATGGATCAAATACTGCTCCGAAAAAGATCTCTCGGCGCGCACGGGAAATGTGCAAAACAAAACCGAGATGCTTAACTCCCTTCCTTTAAGAAAATCTCTTCAGGATTGGTACTTTAAGCAGCTCGATCAGTTGTTTCTTTAA
- a CDS encoding nitronate monooxygenase family protein yields the protein MNLLKDLGIEKPLILAPMAGGPSTPQLVAAASNAGILGSLGCAYETPEHIHETIRKTKELTTKPFAVNLFAPQADPILSQSQIEAATTALALYRKELELTSTPSLKPPFSYDFEKQFEVVLKAAPAGFSFTFGLISKEHINACKSQRILTMGTATTLEEALLLEDLGVDAIVAQGVEAGGHRGLFSTETPDPLIGMLELAKSIVKNTKIPVIAAGGIMNGQDMRAALATGAQVAQMGTAFLLCDEAGTSAPYRQALTNSPSDATKLTRAFSGRIARGIENRFMREMENKKESILPFPAQNNFTRDIRNKSAQMGKSDFLSLWAGSNFSRIRKMPAKELIEVLWQEYLSN from the coding sequence ATGAATCTTTTAAAAGATCTCGGCATTGAAAAGCCTTTGATTCTAGCTCCCATGGCAGGTGGCCCTTCGACTCCTCAGTTGGTTGCGGCTGCTTCAAATGCGGGAATCTTGGGATCACTGGGTTGTGCCTACGAAACTCCCGAGCACATTCATGAAACCATTCGTAAAACCAAAGAACTTACGACAAAACCATTTGCGGTAAACTTATTCGCACCGCAAGCAGATCCGATTCTTTCACAAAGTCAGATTGAGGCGGCAACGACGGCACTGGCACTCTACAGAAAAGAACTGGAACTAACTTCAACACCATCTTTGAAACCGCCATTTTCTTATGACTTTGAAAAGCAATTTGAGGTTGTTCTAAAAGCTGCTCCGGCTGGATTTAGTTTCACATTTGGTCTGATATCCAAGGAACATATAAATGCCTGCAAATCCCAGAGGATTCTTACCATGGGAACCGCAACCACTCTGGAAGAGGCCCTGCTACTTGAAGATTTGGGAGTCGATGCGATTGTGGCCCAAGGCGTGGAAGCCGGAGGACATCGAGGACTTTTCTCGACAGAAACTCCAGATCCGTTGATTGGAATGTTGGAGCTGGCGAAATCAATCGTAAAGAACACTAAGATTCCTGTAATTGCGGCGGGTGGAATCATGAATGGCCAAGATATGCGCGCGGCCCTTGCGACAGGAGCACAGGTGGCTCAAATGGGAACAGCATTTCTTTTGTGTGATGAAGCGGGAACCTCAGCTCCCTACCGACAGGCCCTCACCAATTCGCCATCTGATGCGACCAAATTGACTCGCGCATTCTCCGGAAGAATCGCCCGCGGAATCGAAAATCGTTTTATGCGCGAAATGGAAAATAAAAAGGAAAGCATTCTGCCTTTTCCAGCTCAGAATAACTTCACCAGAGACATCAGAAACAAATCTGCTCAAATGGGAAAATCTGACTTTCTTTCGCTCTGGGCGGGAAGTAATTTTTCTAGAATCAGAAAAATGCCTGCCAAAGAACTGATCGAAGTCCTTTGGCAAGAATACCTATCCAACTAA
- a CDS encoding DEAD/DEAH box helicase: MKFEKFHLSEDLLRNLEDNGYFRTTDIQFKAIPSILKGEDVLAIAQTGTGKTAAFAIPIINMIHSEKSSKRAIGIKCLVLVPTRELAQQIGEVFNKLSKHTKVKPFALFGGIEQDAQIKKLQDGIDVLIATPGRMFDLISQGFINLNFIEHLVLDEADQMLDLGFIDDIEDIKRKLNRRHQTLFFSATINPEIKKLAYSQVRSSAIRIEISPEDPVSKNVKHYVMFVEMDDKRFFLAEYINQNADGKFIVFVRTRVRAERVAKALERVNIASLTLHGEKDQVDRADVMAAFRKGECKIMIATDVSARGIDIPDVTHVINYDLPEKPENYVHRIGRTGRGFNKGIAVSFCATEEKEQLANIEALLTKPVEVIKVNKADYKIIASQPETSDIDKSLQALLDSEDLFANPKKAKWKKK, translated from the coding sequence ATGAAATTCGAAAAATTCCACCTCTCTGAAGACCTTCTTCGCAACCTTGAAGACAACGGCTATTTCCGCACAACTGACATTCAGTTCAAAGCCATTCCATCCATTCTTAAAGGCGAAGACGTTCTGGCCATTGCCCAAACCGGTACCGGTAAAACGGCGGCCTTTGCAATTCCTATTATCAACATGATCCACTCCGAAAAAAGCAGCAAGCGTGCAATCGGTATCAAATGCCTGGTACTCGTTCCGACTCGTGAATTGGCTCAGCAAATTGGTGAAGTGTTTAATAAACTTTCCAAACACACGAAGGTTAAACCGTTCGCTTTATTTGGTGGCATCGAACAGGATGCGCAAATTAAAAAACTTCAAGACGGCATCGACGTGTTGATCGCGACCCCTGGTCGTATGTTTGACTTGATCTCTCAAGGTTTCATTAACTTGAATTTCATCGAACACCTGGTTTTGGATGAAGCAGACCAAATGTTGGATTTGGGTTTCATTGACGACATCGAAGACATCAAAAGAAAACTAAACCGTCGCCACCAGACTTTGTTCTTCTCCGCAACGATCAATCCTGAAATCAAAAAACTTGCTTACTCTCAAGTTCGCAGCAGCGCTATCCGTATCGAAATTTCTCCGGAAGATCCTGTTTCTAAAAACGTGAAGCACTATGTGATGTTCGTGGAAATGGATGACAAACGTTTCTTCCTTGCAGAGTACATCAATCAAAATGCAGATGGTAAATTTATCGTCTTCGTTCGTACTCGTGTGCGTGCTGAACGCGTTGCTAAAGCTTTAGAGCGCGTGAATATCGCGTCTTTGACGTTGCACGGAGAAAAAGATCAAGTCGACCGTGCTGACGTGATGGCAGCCTTCCGAAAAGGCGAATGCAAAATCATGATCGCAACTGACGTAAGTGCCCGCGGTATCGATATCCCTGACGTTACACATGTCATTAACTATGACTTGCCGGAAAAACCTGAAAACTACGTTCATCGTATCGGTCGTACAGGCCGCGGTTTTAACAAAGGTATCGCTGTTTCCTTCTGTGCTACGGAAGAAAAAGAACAACTTGCGAATATCGAGGCGCTGTTGACCAAGCCAGTTGAAGTTATTAAAGTAAACAAAGCCGACTATAAAATTATCGCTTCTCAACCGGAAACTTCAGATATCGATAAGAGCCTTCAAGCTTTGCTTGATAGCGAAGATCTGTTTGCAAATCCTAAGAAAGCGAAGTGGAAGAAAAAGTAA